A region of the Cupriavidus taiwanensis genome:
TGCACAACGGCCAGCCACCATCAGGTTGTCGAAGCCTTCCAGCAGGAGCGAACGCAGGGGAATCTGGAAGTACGTGCCGGGCGGCAACCAGATCCATTTGGTCGCCCTGCCCGCAGCATGGTCCTCCATTGGCCATGCACAGCACCCGATGGCATCGTCGAAGCGCGCTCCTTCGAGAACATCCTTGTCAGTGAGGACGTAGCTACCGACGGTACGCCGACTTTCACGGATCCCGATCACCGCGCCCGTATCCATGACGAAGGCCGACTCGAATCCCGGCACGTACTTTCGGAATGCCTTCAGGTATGTGCAGACTTGTTGCCGCCCCGCAATCTCTGCCCGTGACATGACACTAAGGTCGAACGGGTTGGGCGATTTGCCGTCCACCGCCACTTTCGTGATGTTCAGATGCGCAAGCCCTGGCCGTTCGGCAAATATGCCGCCTGCGGTGCGAGGAAGGTCGTAGCCGTCGGCGACAGCCCGCTCAAGCCTTTCGCGAAGAGCCGGACGGCTCAAGCGGGCCAGCGAGTCGGTGTCTACGCCGCCGAACCGCACCATGGTGGTAGGAAACTGAAGATCGCCTTCCGAAATTTCGAAAGGCGCGCCGGCGAAGTTCACCAGGTCGGCATCGCCAGAGCAGTCCACGAACGACTTTGCCCGGATGGCGAGTCGCCCTTCCTTGGTCTCGATCAGCACGGCGTCCAGTTCGCGCGCTTTCATCGCGACCCCAACCACCAGTGCATGAAACAAGACCTCGACCTTTGCTTCCTGGACGAGTTGATCGAGGGCGACCTTCATGGCGAACAGGTCATAAGGCAGCGAAGCTGTCTCGAGCCATCGAGTCGTTTCCCCGAGGCCGTCAAGTGACCGCAGTCGCTCGATGACTTCGTTGCAGAACCCACCCACAATCTGCTGTATCTCTGTATCGGTGACCGCGTAGAGCCCACAGATGCTGCCCAGGCTCACCGAGGTCAGGGTGCCGCCTAAAAAGCCTTCGCGCTCAAGAAGCAGTACCTTGGCACCCGTCCGCGCCGCGGCAATCGCGGCGGCCACCCCGGCAGCGCCACCTCCAACGACGCAGATGTCTGCAGTGCGAAACACGGATGTAGACCGAGCTGGCTCGGACACCGCACCCAATGAATACGTAGTCATTCTATCCTCAAAAAAATGCGTGATGCCGGCTCCGCCCGCCAATCACGCTTCCCAGCTAGTTTGGTTACGTAGTCATTATAGGCGCAATCGGAAAACTGCCAAGCTCAGGATGTTGTGCGTCGCAATACGAGATCATTAGGGAGCACAAAGGTGTACGGGGCCAGGTCCGGCGTAGTCATACGACGCTGGAGCCGGTCTACCACCTGCTCGACCATGGCAGGCAAGGGCTGCTGGACAGTGCTCAAGCTGATGCACTCCCACCTCGCCATGGGAATATCGTCATAGCCGACGATCCAGAGGTCGCCCGGGACTTGCTTGCCACTGCGACGGGCGGCATCCAGCACACCGATCGCAACAATGTCATTGGTGCAGAACACTGCATCGACATCAGGTCGTTCAGCGAGCAGTGTCTGCATTGCCCGAAAGCCATACTCGTAGCTAAAGTCGGCGGCATCGGCCCGCACAAAGGCGTTCCCCTGGCTCAACGCGCCAAGCCCTTCCATGAAGCCTCGCTCGCGTTCGCGGATCGTGCTTGCCTTGGAACTCTTGCTGGACGCGGCCGAGATCAAGCCAATGCACTTTCTGCCCGCGGACACGAAATAGTCTGCAACCCGGCGGCCGCCGGCATAGTTGTCGCTCACGATGGTGTCGAACAAGTCGGTTCCGACAGAGCGATGGATCAGGATGATCGGCTTCTCGGCCGCGACTCGGGCCAGCATCTCCCTGGATTCATCCAGCGCGGCGGCAAAGATGACGCCATCGGTAGCGCTTTCGGCGAGCGCACGCACCGTTGCCTCGTCCATCTTTCCTTCGAGCTCCCAGACCGTTGTGCGGAAGCCCCGACTAGCGAGCCGATCAACCAATAGTTGGAGCAGCATCGGGTACAACGGGTTAGACAGGCTCGCGATCACCACCGCAACCGTCCCGCTGCGACGCGTCTTCATCTGTCGAGCCGCCGCACTGGGCGAATACTCGTAGTCCTGTATGACCTTCAAGACCCGCGCCTTGGTCTCCGGCTTCACCGACGGCAAATCCTGAAGCACACGGGAGACGGTGGTTTGTGAAACCCCTGCCAGGTTGGCTATGTCGATGCTGGTAAGCCGCTTGCTCATGGTGAGGTAGGAACTGCACACATTGCTGTCAATGCCCCGGATTCTAAACGAACCCTTCGAGGCCGCCCCGACACCGGAAGTGCCGCTGGTCCACAGGCCATTTTCACAATGAACTCATGGCGGATCCGGCCCCCACGCACTGGCGATACTGCCATGTACGGGAACGAACGGAGCCATCCCTCCAGCAGTTTTCAGCCTAGCCGGTAACTTTCCGCAAGCACGCCAGGAACCATTGCGCCAGCGCCGGCACCGGCCGCTGCGGATTGAACAGGATGTGGCTCTCGAAAGCGATCACCGGCTCGAACGGGATCGCCTTGACACCCGCCGGCTTCAGGCTGCGCACCACCAGCGGGTTGACCACGCTGACCCCCAGGCCCATGCCCACCATCGTGCAGATGGTGGCGGCGTAAGGGGTCTCCAGGGTCAGCACGCGCCGGTCTGCCGGCACGAACGCGGCGTCGACCGTGGCGCGGGTGCCGTCGCCATGCGTGAGCGAGATAAAGCGCTCGCCATCGAGGTCGCTGGCGTGCAGGCGGCGCTTGCGCGCGAGCCGGTGCGTCGCTGGCACGATGCACACGCCGTCCTCGCGGCGCAGCAACTCGCTGCGGATGCCGGTGGTTTCGGCCAGGTACGACACCAGCCCGATATCGCAGAAGCGCGCCGCGGTCCATTTGGCCACCGTGGGCGAATCATTGGTATGCACGGCGATCGGCACGTCCGGATAGCGCTCGCGGAAGGCCAGGATTGCCTGCGGCATCACGCTCATCGCGATCGACGGCACGGTGCCGATGCGCAGCGTGCCCACGCCGGATTCACGGATCGACCGGGCCGACGCGCGCAGGCTGTCGAGGCCGACGAAGGAGCGTTCGACATCGAGAAACAAGGCTTCGGCTTCGTCCGTCGGCGCGAGCCGGTTGCCGACGCGCTCGAACAGCCGGAAGCCCGCCTCGCGTTCCAGTTGCCCGATCACGCGGCTGATGTTGGGCTGCGAGGTATGCAGCTGCGCGGCGGCTTCGGTCATCGAGCGCGTCAGCATGACGGCGCGGAACGCTTCGATCTGCTTGTAGTTCATGGCTGGCGACGGTTGGGGGCAGCGGCTTCCACGCAGCATATCAAATCCGTATGGGCATGACGGAAATACTGATTTGACGATATATGCGACGGATTTCCATACTGGCTCCATCGTTTCGGAGATCACACAGCATGGAATCCAAAGTCAGCCGACGCCTGACCCAGCCCACCGCCGCCGAGGTATGCGAGCACATCTACCTGCCCCGCCTGATGCGCGAATTCGGCAGCGGCTTTCGCTACCTGACCGATATCAACCAGGCCCACCTGCTGATGCTGCATGGCACCGGGCTGGTCCCGGCTGACGTGGCCGCGGTGCTGGCGCAGTCACTGCTGCGCATCGAAGCGGAGGGGCCTGCCGCCGTGCCGCTGGATCCCGCGCGCGAGGACGCCTACTTCAACTACGAAGCCCACCTGATGCAGATGGCCGGTGCCGACGCCGGCGGCAGGCTGCATGTCGCGCGCAGCCGCAACGACATCCTGGCCACGCATGACCGGCTGCGTGCACGCGACCTGGCGCTGGATATCCTGGAAGCGATGCTTGCAATGCGCACGACGGCGCTGGAGCGTGCCGACGCCCATGCCGCGGTGGTGATGCCCGGCTATACGCACCTGCAGGCGGCCCAGCCGATCACTTATGGCTACTACCTTGCCGGCTTTGCCGAGTCGCTCGGCCGCGATATCGCGCGCATGGAGCAGGCGCTGGCGCGCCTGGATGCCTGCCCGCTCGGCGCCGGCGCGCTGGCCGGCACCGCCTTTGCGATCGACCGCGCGGCGACGGCGCACTGGCTGGGCTTCTCCACCCATGCGCCGAATTCGCTCGACGCCGTGGCCTCGCGCGACTTTGCCTGGGAGATGCTGGCGGCGATCACCGTGGGTGCGGTCAGCTGGGGCCGCGTGGCGCAGGACCTGTATGTCTGGGCCACGCCCGAGTTCGGCCTGATCGACTTCCCGGACAGCGTCGCCGGCACCTCCAGCATCATGCCGCAGAAGAAGAACCCGGTGGTGCTGGAATACCTGAAGGGCAAGGGCGGCCACATGCTCGGCCTGCTGACCGGCGCGCTCGCGGCGCTCAAGGGCAGCCATTTCACGCACTCGGGCGACGGCAACCGCGAGAGCATGCGCGGCTTCTGGGAGGCCGGCGACGAATGCCTGCGCTGCCTGTCCCTGCTGCGGCTGGTGATCGCCAACGCCACGCCGCAACGTGCCGGCATGCTGGCGCGCGCGCGCCGCGATTTCTCCACCGCGACCGACCTGGCCGATGCGCTGGTGCGCGAAGCCGGCATGTCGTTTCGCCAGGCGCATCACATCGTCGGTGCCGTGGTGCGCGACGCGCTCGACCAGCACCTGCCCGCCGACGAGATCAGCGCCGACATGGTCGATGCCGCCGCGATGCGCGTCGCCGGCCGCGCGGCCGGGCTGGATGCCGCCGCGGTCGCCCGCTGCCTCGACCCCGAACAGGGCGTTGCCGCGCGCATGGCCGCTGGCGGACCCGCGCCGGTACTGGTGCGCGCCAACATCGCCGCCCAGCGCGCCGCCACGCACCACGCCCGCGAATCCCTTGACGCCACCCGGGCCCGCCTCGACGCCGCGCGCGCGGCGCTGAAGCGCTCGGTCAACCACCTTGCATCACAAAGCTGAGCCGCGCCGCGCATCGCAGCCGGCATTGCCCTTATCCTTGTCCCACGGAGACCCTGCCCCCATGAAAACCATTGCACATGCCCTGGCTGCCACCTGTCTGACGCTGGCGACGAGCCTGGCCACGGCCGGCCCCTACCCCGACAAACCCATCCGCATGGTGGTGCCCTTCCCGCCCGGCGGCACCACCGACCTGCTCGGCCGCGTACTGGCCACCCGCTTGTCCGAAACCCTCGGCCAGCAGGTGGTGGTGGACAACCGGCCGGGCGCCGGCGGCACCATCGGCTCGGACCTCGTAGCCAAGGCGCCGGCCGACGGCTACACGCTGATGT
Encoded here:
- a CDS encoding FAD-dependent oxidoreductase, whose translation is MTTYSLGAVSEPARSTSVFRTADICVVGGGAAGVAAAIAAARTGAKVLLLEREGFLGGTLTSVSLGSICGLYAVTDTEIQQIVGGFCNEVIERLRSLDGLGETTRWLETASLPYDLFAMKVALDQLVQEAKVEVLFHALVVGVAMKARELDAVLIETKEGRLAIRAKSFVDCSGDADLVNFAGAPFEISEGDLQFPTTMVRFGGVDTDSLARLSRPALRERLERAVADGYDLPRTAGGIFAERPGLAHLNITKVAVDGKSPNPFDLSVMSRAEIAGRQQVCTYLKAFRKYVPGFESAFVMDTGAVIGIRESRRTVGSYVLTDKDVLEGARFDDAIGCCAWPMEDHAAGRATKWIWLPPGTYFQIPLRSLLLEGFDNLMVAGRCASATHGAQASIRVTAQCFAMGEAAGHTAATAAARGISVHRVPASDIQHVLENNGAFLGALQ
- a CDS encoding LacI family DNA-binding transcriptional regulator, with the translated sequence MSKRLTSIDIANLAGVSQTTVSRVLQDLPSVKPETKARVLKVIQDYEYSPSAAARQMKTRRSGTVAVVIASLSNPLYPMLLQLLVDRLASRGFRTTVWELEGKMDEATVRALAESATDGVIFAAALDESREMLARVAAEKPIILIHRSVGTDLFDTIVSDNYAGGRRVADYFVSAGRKCIGLISAASSKSSKASTIRERERGFMEGLGALSQGNAFVRADAADFSYEYGFRAMQTLLAERPDVDAVFCTNDIVAIGVLDAARRSGKQVPGDLWIVGYDDIPMARWECISLSTVQQPLPAMVEQVVDRLQRRMTTPDLAPYTFVLPNDLVLRRTTS
- a CDS encoding LysR substrate-binding domain-containing protein, with translation MNYKQIEAFRAVMLTRSMTEAAAQLHTSQPNISRVIGQLEREAGFRLFERVGNRLAPTDEAEALFLDVERSFVGLDSLRASARSIRESGVGTLRIGTVPSIAMSVMPQAILAFRERYPDVPIAVHTNDSPTVAKWTAARFCDIGLVSYLAETTGIRSELLRREDGVCIVPATHRLARKRRLHASDLDGERFISLTHGDGTRATVDAAFVPADRRVLTLETPYAATICTMVGMGLGVSVVNPLVVRSLKPAGVKAIPFEPVIAFESHILFNPQRPVPALAQWFLACLRKVTG
- the argH gene encoding argininosuccinate lyase, with the translated sequence MESKVSRRLTQPTAAEVCEHIYLPRLMREFGSGFRYLTDINQAHLLMLHGTGLVPADVAAVLAQSLLRIEAEGPAAVPLDPAREDAYFNYEAHLMQMAGADAGGRLHVARSRNDILATHDRLRARDLALDILEAMLAMRTTALERADAHAAVVMPGYTHLQAAQPITYGYYLAGFAESLGRDIARMEQALARLDACPLGAGALAGTAFAIDRAATAHWLGFSTHAPNSLDAVASRDFAWEMLAAITVGAVSWGRVAQDLYVWATPEFGLIDFPDSVAGTSSIMPQKKNPVVLEYLKGKGGHMLGLLTGALAALKGSHFTHSGDGNRESMRGFWEAGDECLRCLSLLRLVIANATPQRAGMLARARRDFSTATDLADALVREAGMSFRQAHHIVGAVVRDALDQHLPADEISADMVDAAAMRVAGRAAGLDAAAVARCLDPEQGVAARMAAGGPAPVLVRANIAAQRAATHHARESLDATRARLDAARAALKRSVNHLASQS